The following coding sequences are from one Pseudostreptobacillus hongkongensis window:
- a CDS encoding PfkB family carbohydrate kinase, producing the protein MKPNKIGVELLTGAKITDNKSMNKVAKILIERGIINVYITIGKNGVVFMNKDKTEFIPNLPVK; encoded by the coding sequence ATTAAACCAAACAAAATCGGAGTAGAATTACTTACCGGAGCTAAAATTACAGATAACAAAAGTATGAATAAAGTCGCTAAAATATTAATTGAACGAGGGATAATTAATGTCTACATTACTATTGGAAAAAATGGTGTTGTCTTTATGAATAAAGATAAAACTGAATTTATTCCTAATCTACCTGTCAAAC